The following proteins come from a genomic window of Misgurnus anguillicaudatus chromosome 10, ASM2758022v2, whole genome shotgun sequence:
- the LOC129447846 gene encoding uncharacterized protein isoform X2 — protein MLPTVLLLLSILTVQGSGCDEFMKTTVRNLQRTVDGEKTKGFPEVFPKNYLVSHYFNDSAVCNEPCCVFSGAVFLSNSWSKLLQHLNRVHLKYHLISELIYTLDKLTKEKFQETPDIANFPSIQSTPEDLLSFTSSLFSKWLSLDCAFGEHRCIFPIPSEEDEEDLESKEEENREISEQVDEQKPVIEGQKSKRQLDLDPTSGYTELCFPGFFQWTLYFLWIATHAFLIS, from the exons ATGTTACCAACAG TGCTGTTACTTCTATCAATATTGACTGTTCAAGGAAGTGGGTGCGATGAATTTATGAAGACGACGGTGAGAAATCTTCAACGCACTGTCGACGGAGAAAAGACGAAAGGATTT CCAGAAGTGTTTCCAAAAAACTACTTGGTGTCTCATTATTTTAACGACAGCGCTGTGTGTAATGAACCG TGTTGTGTGTTCAGTGGTGCAGTGTTCTTGTCTAATTCCTGGAGTAAACTTCTTCAGCATCTCAACCGAGTTCACCTTAAATACCATTTAATCAGTGAGCTGATATACACATTGGACAAACTAACAAAGGAG AAATTTCAGGAAACTCCAGATATCGCTAATTTCCCATCGATTCAGTCAACACCAGAAGACCTGCTATCTTTCACCTCATCGCTATTTTCAAAATGGCTCAGTTTGGATTGTGCTTTCGGAGAGCATCGCTGCATCTTTCCTATACCTAGTGAAGAAGATGAAGAGGATCTGGAGTCAAAGGAGGAGGAGAATAGGGAAATTAGTGAACAGGTGGATGAGCAAAAGCCTGTCATAGAAGGACAGAAAAGTAAAAGACAGCTTGATCTTGATCCTACCAGTGGATATACTGAGTTATGTTTCCCAGGTTTCTTTCAGTGGACCTTATATTTTCTGTGGATCGCAACACATGCATTTCTGATCTCATAA
- the LOC141367222 gene encoding uncharacterized protein → MEELLKSMIESNKVQQQIQAGLLEAQRRANNLKIKELEMNQAQDVSRIRDSDFIPKMGECDDVEAYLHAFETTAFREKWPKDQWAKILAQFLSGESQKAFLDLDPTWANNYDSLKKEMLSRSGLTEFGRAQRYHAWCFKKEQPPRTQMHELMRLAKKWLELGGHSATEVVDSLVMDRFLRALPIEAKRFVCLNNPSSPQELIEEVERYQASAEMLNSRSPTSAHPQQKFFLRTSTPRWPSPQGKRSSQQDSPVESPLYKPRTCYKCGEVGHISWQCNQTDEPMPTAESSSGLKNNLFAALLGNSVCSKQ, encoded by the coding sequence ATGGAAGAGTTACTGAAATCAATGATAGAGAGTAATAAAGTGCAGCAGCAAATTCAAGCTGGCTTATTGGAGGCACAAAGGCGGGCCAATAATCTTAAAATTAAAGAACTGGAAATGAACCAAGCCCAAGATGTTAGCAGAATACGGGATAGTGACTTTATTCCTAAAATGGGAGAGTGTGACGATGTCGAAGCATACTTGCATGCTTTTGAGACGACTGCCTTTAGAGAAAAATGGCCAAAAGATCAATGGGCAAAAATATTGGCACAGTTTTTGTCTGGAGAATCACAGAAGGCCTTCCTAGATTTAGACCCAACTTGGGCCAATAATTATGACTCCTTAAAGAAAGAAATGTTAAGTCGCAGTGGTCTTACAGAATTTGGGAGGGCCCAGAGGTACCATGCATGGTGCTTCAAGAAAGAACAGCCACCGCGTACACAGATGCACGAATTAATGCGTTTGGCTAAGAAATGGTTAGAGCTTGGTGGGCACTCAGCAACAGAAGTGGTCGATTCGTTGGTGATGGACAGATTTTTAAGAGCCCTACCCATTGAAGCTAAACGATTTGTTTGTCTGAATAACCCAAGTTCACCTCAAGAATTGATAGAAGAAGTTGAAAGATACCAAGCCAGTGCAGAAATGCTGAACTCACGGTCTCCAACCAGTGCACATCCCCAACAAAAGTTTTTCCTGAGAACCTCTACTCCCAGATGGCCTAGCCCACAGGGGAAAAGGTCCAGCCAACAAGATTCGCCAGTCGAAAGCCCATTGTATAAACCAAGAACCTGTTACAAGTGTGGGGAAGTAGGACACATTTCATGGCAATGCAACCAGACAGATGAGCCTATGCCGACGGCTGAGTCTTCAAGTGGCTTGAAAAATAACCTTTTTGCTGCCTTGTTGGGCAACTCTGTGTGTTCCAAGCAATGA
- the grwd1 gene encoding glutamate-rich WD repeat-containing protein 1: MSAADENTLPQEDDGFEEMEASGSDEDDMEGEGENGESETKVYIPGLEPLQPGEELEMDRSAYRMYHECQTGSPCLSFDVVRDGDGEGREQFPLSMVLCAGTQADTALSNRIIVMRMHNLYGTDQEKEENESSDGESDEDDEEDQDRKPQLELAMMPHYGGINRIRVTQRGEQTLAAVWSEKGQVEIFDLRSQLEAVHNSSAMSAFIKQQKEATPLFSFSGHMTEGFAVDWSPKVPGRLVSGDCKKNIHVWEPQEGGTSWKIDQRPFSSHTKSVEDLQWSPTEATVFASCSVDQSIRIWDIRAPPNSMLSANEAHSSDINVISWNRTEPFILSGGDDGVLKVWDLRQFQSGRPVASFKQHSAPVTSVEWSPIDSSVFAASAADDVVSQWDLSVESCDVGEQAEGLKQLPPQLLFLHQGQKEVKELHWHPQIPGVLISTALSGFNVFRTISV, from the exons aTGTCCGCGGCCGATGAAAACACGTTGCCTCAAGAGGATGACGGGTTTGAGGAGATGGAGGCGAGTGGTAGTGATGAGGATGATATGGAAGGAGAGGGGGAGAACGGAGAGTCGGAGACTAAGGTTTATATCCCCGGTCTGGAGCCGCTCCAGCCGGGAGAAGAGCTCGAGATGGATCGATCCGCTTACCGCATGTATCACGAATGCCAGACAG GTTCCCCATGTCTGAGTTTTGATGTGGTGCGTGATGGTGACGGAGAGGGCAGAGAGCAGTTTCCTCTCTCCATGGTGCTGTGTGCTGGTACTCAAGCAGACACTGCATTAAGCAACAG AATTATTGTGATGCGGATGCACAATCTTTATGGAACCGACCAAGAAAAAGAAGAGAATGAAAGTAGTGATGGAGAaagtgatgaagatgatgaggaGGATCAAGACAGAAAACCACAGTTGGAGCTGGCCATGATGCCACATTATGGCGGGATAAACAGAATCAGA GTCACCCAGCGAGGGGAGCAGACACTGGCTGCTGTCTGGTCGGAGAAAGGGCAGGTAGAGATTTTCGACCTCCGATCTCAGCTGGAAGCAGTACACAATTCCTCAGCGATGTCAGCCTTTATCAAGCAGCAGAAAGAAGCCACACCTCTTTTTAGTTTTTCTGGTCACATGACAGAAGGATTTGCTGTTGATTGGTCACCAAAGGTTCCAG GGCGGCTGGTGAGCGGCGATTGCAAGAAGAACATTCACGTCTGGGAGCCACAGGAGGGTGGGACTTCCTGGAAAATTGACCAAAGACCTTTTAGCTCACACACTAAGTCTGTAGAGGACCTGCAGTGGTCACCTACTGAAGCCACA GTTTTTGCATCTTGCTCTGTGGATCAGTCCATCCGTATTTGGGACATAAGGGCACCACCTAATTCTATGCTTTCAGCCAATGAAGCTCATTCTTCAGACATCAATGTTATCAGCTGGAATAGAACTGAACCTTTCATTTTATCTGGAGGGGATGATGGTGTCCTGAAAGTTTGGGATTTGAGGCAATTCCAG TCGGGACGTCCAGTGGCTAGCTTTAAGCAGCACAGTGCACCTGTGACCTCAGTGGAGTGGAGCCCTATTGACTCCAGTGTGTTCGCTGCCTCTGCAGCTGATGATGTCGTCAGCCAATGGGATCTGTCAGTAGAGTCATGTGATGTGGGAGAACAGGCAGAGGGCTTAAAACAACTGCCACCACAGCTGCTTTTCCTACACCAAGGTCAGAAAGAAGTTAAGGAACTCCACTGGCACCCACAGATTCCTGGAGTTCTCATTTCCACAGCATTGTCAGGATTCAACGTCTTCCGAACAATTTCTGTGTAA
- the LOC129447846 gene encoding uncharacterized protein isoform X1, which translates to MLPTGTVLLLLSILTVQGSGCDEFMKTTVRNLQRTVDGEKTKGFPEVFPKNYLVSHYFNDSAVCNEPCCVFSGAVFLSNSWSKLLQHLNRVHLKYHLISELIYTLDKLTKEKFQETPDIANFPSIQSTPEDLLSFTSSLFSKWLSLDCAFGEHRCIFPIPSEEDEEDLESKEEENREISEQVDEQKPVIEGQKSKRQLDLDPTSGYTELCFPGFFQWTLYFLWIATHAFLIS; encoded by the exons ATGTTACCAACAGGTACAG TGCTGTTACTTCTATCAATATTGACTGTTCAAGGAAGTGGGTGCGATGAATTTATGAAGACGACGGTGAGAAATCTTCAACGCACTGTCGACGGAGAAAAGACGAAAGGATTT CCAGAAGTGTTTCCAAAAAACTACTTGGTGTCTCATTATTTTAACGACAGCGCTGTGTGTAATGAACCG TGTTGTGTGTTCAGTGGTGCAGTGTTCTTGTCTAATTCCTGGAGTAAACTTCTTCAGCATCTCAACCGAGTTCACCTTAAATACCATTTAATCAGTGAGCTGATATACACATTGGACAAACTAACAAAGGAG AAATTTCAGGAAACTCCAGATATCGCTAATTTCCCATCGATTCAGTCAACACCAGAAGACCTGCTATCTTTCACCTCATCGCTATTTTCAAAATGGCTCAGTTTGGATTGTGCTTTCGGAGAGCATCGCTGCATCTTTCCTATACCTAGTGAAGAAGATGAAGAGGATCTGGAGTCAAAGGAGGAGGAGAATAGGGAAATTAGTGAACAGGTGGATGAGCAAAAGCCTGTCATAGAAGGACAGAAAAGTAAAAGACAGCTTGATCTTGATCCTACCAGTGGATATACTGAGTTATGTTTCCCAGGTTTCTTTCAGTGGACCTTATATTTTCTGTGGATCGCAACACATGCATTTCTGATCTCATAA